In Tsuneonella sp. CC-YZS046, the genomic window TTCCCCGTTGGCCGGCAATTGCGCGTCCGGGGCGACAAGCTGGATTTCCTCGGGCCTGCCGGGAACCGGACGGGCGAGGAGAATGACCTGGCTCCCGGTCAGCTTCGGAACCTTGCCGTTCTGACCAATCGGAACATCTGCCAGATAGCGCAGCGAATCACTCGCAACAACGCCGCGCACCGGCTGCTCGACCCTGGCCACGATATAGAGGCGGACATGCCCCTGCCGTAGGCCGGGGGACCGTTCGGCCTCGACCGTCGCCTGCTTGCGAATCTTGGCCTTGATCACCAGGCTCGCCGGCTCGGCCAGATCCACCAGATCGGCGTAGGTGAGCGCCGGCGAGACGGCGGCGGCGGGTGGCGTTTGCGCCCGCGCCGGGGCCGCGCCGCACAACGCCAGAATGGACAGCGAACCGCCCAGAAGGATCATGTGGCGCGGAAATACTCGAAAATTCATCAGGATCCTCAAATGGTCTGTCGATGACGCGAGCCAGCATAGCGCAAAGCCATGCAAATCCTAAGCTGGATGGAAGAGCTTGAATTGCACGTTAACCGATAAAGCGTTTGCGCTGTTTTGTCTTCGCCGTTAAAGACCCCAAAAAAACGGGCGATTAAGCCCGGAGGTCCCGGATGCGCCCTGCCAGGGGTCGGATTGGCCATTTGGTCATTTCCGCCGGGTTGAAATTTCAAGCTAGCGCACTGGGCGGGTCTTTCTTAACCTGCCCTAGGCGTGTCCCGGCCTCTTTCCGGGACTGGTATGGAGTGATGCGACTGAATGGCTTACGCTGACCAACAGATGAGCGGTAACCGTATTATCGCGCTGATCATCGTTGCCCTTGTGCATGTCGCGCTCGGTTATGCCCTTGTTACCGGCCTCGCCTTCGAAGCGGTGAAGCAGGTGGCCAAGCGCGTGACCACGATCGACATCGAGGAGGAAAAGAAGCCGGAGGAACCGCCGCCGCCGCCGCCGGAACAGAAGAACGTTCCGCCGCCGCCGGTTGCGCCGCCGCCGCCGATCAGCATTAATACGAAACCGCCCGAGATCGTAACAACGGTAACGCCGCCGCCCCCGGCTCCGATCGTGCTGGCCCCGCCGCCGCCAGCGGCTCCGCCGCCGCCGCGGGTGCAGCCGAAATCGGCCACCCCGAAGGGCAACCCCGGTAGCTGGGCCACCCCTGACGACTATCCTTCCCGCGCCCTGCGCGAAGATCGGGAAGGCGTTGCCCGCTTCCAGGTCAGCGTCGGTCCGGATGGCCGGGTGACAGGCTGCAGCATTACCGGATCGAGCGGCCACGCCGATCTCGACGATGCGACCTGCAAGCTGGTGACCCGGCGCGCGCGGTTTAACCCGGCTACCGACGGGGATGGGGAGCCGACGACCGGCACCTATTCCAACGCCGTCCGGTGGCAGATACCGAAGTAAGTAATCTGTTCGTCGCGGTCCCGCCCGATCCGAGGTCGGGCGGGTTCGCCATCAGTTAACCAATACCCATCTTCTTCTTGAGAGGAATACCCGCATGCTTATCGACATTCTTGCTGCCGCCGCCGAAGCGGCCCCGCAGAACAAGTTCGGCTTCAAGGAAGCTCTCGAACAGGGCGGCTTCATCGCCTATGCTACTGTCGTGATTCTCGGCATCATGTCCTTCGGATCGTTCTACATCCTGATCACGAAGTTCATCGAACAGCAGAAGATCATCGGCCAGGGCCGCGATGTCCGCAACAATTTCTGGCGCGCCAACACCGTCAAGGACGGCGCCGCCAAGCTCGGCAAGAACACTGCCTATCGCCAGATCGTCGACGACGCCCTGGCCGCTGAAGAGCAGCACACCAAGATGACCGACAGCCTCGAGGCGCACGACTGGATGCATGGCTCGCTCGCCCGCTCGGAAGCGGCGATCAACGCCAAGCTGGCCGGCGGCCTGCCGTTCCTCGCCACCGTGGGCGCCACCGCGCCGTTCATCGGTCTGTTCGGCACCGTCGTCGGCATCTACCGCGCCCTGATCAACATCGGTCTGGCCGGCTCCGCCTCGATCGACAAGGTCGCCGGTCCGGTCGGTGAAGCTCTCATCATGACCGCGCTGGGTCTGCTCGTCGCCGTTCCGGCCGTGCTTGCCTACAACTGGCTGCAGAGCCGCAACAAGCGCATCGCCGCGGAGCTGAACGGCTTCTCGACCGAGGTGCTGGCCAACATCACCTCCAAGGGTGCGGTCAAGCCTGCCGTGACGGGTCCGGCCGCCAAGACGGCTGCCGCTCCGGCTCGCCCGGCGGCGCCGACTGCCGCCCCGAAGGCCTGAGGCACATTTGAGACTGGCGGGGCGGGAACCGGCATGCGGGT contains:
- a CDS encoding energy transducer TonB, yielding MAYADQQMSGNRIIALIIVALVHVALGYALVTGLAFEAVKQVAKRVTTIDIEEEKKPEEPPPPPPEQKNVPPPPVAPPPPISINTKPPEIVTTVTPPPPAPIVLAPPPPAAPPPPRVQPKSATPKGNPGSWATPDDYPSRALREDREGVARFQVSVGPDGRVTGCSITGSSGHADLDDATCKLVTRRARFNPATDGDGEPTTGTYSNAVRWQIPK
- a CDS encoding MotA/TolQ/ExbB proton channel family protein, which gives rise to MLIDILAAAAEAAPQNKFGFKEALEQGGFIAYATVVILGIMSFGSFYILITKFIEQQKIIGQGRDVRNNFWRANTVKDGAAKLGKNTAYRQIVDDALAAEEQHTKMTDSLEAHDWMHGSLARSEAAINAKLAGGLPFLATVGATAPFIGLFGTVVGIYRALINIGLAGSASIDKVAGPVGEALIMTALGLLVAVPAVLAYNWLQSRNKRIAAELNGFSTEVLANITSKGAVKPAVTGPAAKTAAAPARPAAPTAAPKA